In one window of Aphidius gifuensis isolate YNYX2018 linkage group LG4, ASM1490517v1, whole genome shotgun sequence DNA:
- the LOC122855195 gene encoding nuclear receptor-binding protein homolog yields MPGSRSSTDPEHKSPRESGEDSEDESEILEESPCGRWLKRREEVYVGSKSTQMADGTNFGASGKGSENEVSEMEIGQRDVPGIDCAYLAMDTEEGVEVVWNEVQFSERKNFKAQEEKIQLVFENLTQLDHPNIVKFHRYWTDTHNDKPRVIFITEFMSSGSLKQFLKRTKRNVKKLPLQAWKRWCRQILSALSYLHSCSPPIVHGNLTCDTIFIQHNGLVKIGSVAPDAIHHHVKTFRTNVKNMHFVAPECGNSLTPAIDIYSFGMCALEMAALEIQGNGDSGTMVTEDNINKTIESLEDIQEKDFIRKCLDSDPLSRPTARELLFHPVLFEVHSLKLLAAHALVNSATNISETITDEVLQRLYEPDTIVAEIRYQGQPSHQIRLSDIPVTEKLEKFVEDVKYGIHPLTAYMAKLPPPVRPRAISPEVTESVKSVTPEPVDVESRRVVNMMCNVKPRDESCELLMTILLRMDDKMNRQLTCPVSRTDSPMLLAQELVHFGFINEDDRDRIGNLIEEALRSCFNKQMMVPGLVSLNNLQSQTTLLLPGPEFPSIEDVGKSVINTTHNDNIININQMQKITGLNNSSINKLCTNLNDNDTQKINESGS; encoded by the exons GAGCAAGTGGAAAAGGAAGTGAGAACGAGGTCTCTGAAATGGAg attGGACAACGTGATGTTCCTGGAATTGATTGTGCTTATCTTGCAATGGATACCGAAGAGGGTGTTGAAGTTGTATGGAATGAAGTACAATTTTCtgagagaaaaaattttaaagcacaagaagaaaaaattcaacttgtatttgaaaatttaactcAACTTGATCATccaaatattgttaaatttcatAGATACTGGACTGATACTCATAATGACAAACCACGT gTTATATTTATAACAGAATTTATGTCATCTGGatcattaaaacaatttttaaaacgcaCAAAAcgtaatgttaaaaaattaccattaCAAGCATGGAAAAGATGGTGTAGACAAATTCTTTCTGCATTAAG ctaTTTGCATTCCTGTTCACCTCCAATTGTTCATGGTAATCTTACCTGTGACACGATATTCATTCAGCACAATGGACTTGTTAAAATTGGCTCAG ttgCACCCGATGCTATTCATCATCATGTTAAAACTTTTCgaacaaatgttaaaaatatgcaTTTTGTTGCACCTGAATGTGGAA aTTCTCTTACACCtgcaattgatatttattcatttggtATGTGTGCCCTCGAGATGGCTGCATTAGAAATACAAGGAAATGGTGATAGTGGTACAATGGTTACtgaagataatattaataaaacaattgaatcaTTAGAAGATATACAAGAAAAAGATTTTATAAGAAAATGTCTTGATAGTGATCCATTAAGTAGACCAACAGCAagagaattattatttcatccaGTATTGTTTGAGGTTCATTCACTTAAATTACTTGCGGCACATGCGCTAGTTAATTCTGCCA caaATATATCAGAAACAATTACGGATGAAGTGCTACAGAGGTTATACGAACCAGATACAATTGTTGCTGAAATAAGGTATCAAGGTCAGCCATCACATCAAATACGTCTAAGTGATATTCCAGTTAcggaaaaattggaaaaatttgttgaagaTGTCAA atatggAATTCATCCATTGACAGCGTATATGGCTAAACTACCACCACCAGTACGTCCAAGAGCAATATCACCTGAAGTTACTGAATCAGTTAAATCTGTAACACCAGAACCAGTTGATGTTGAATCACGTAGAGTTGTTAATATGATGTGTAATGTTAAACCTAGAGATGAAAGTTGTGAATTATTG atgacAATATTATTACGAATGGACGATAAAATGAATAGACAATTAACATGTCCAGTAAGTCGAACAGACTCGCCAATGCTTCTCGCACAAGAACTTGTACATTTTGGATTTATCAATgag gaTGATCGTGATAGAATAggaaatttaattgaagaagCATTAAGAAGTTGcttcaataaacaaatgatgGTACCTGGTTTGgtatcattaaataatctaCAAAGTCAAACAACTTTATTATTACCTGGACCAGAATTTCCATCAATTGAAGATGTTGGAAAATCTGTTATAAATACAAcgcataatgataatattattaatattaatcaaatgcaaaaaataactggtcttaataattcatcaattaataaattatgcacaaatttaaatgacaatgatacacaaaaaattaatgaaagtgGTAGTTAA